In the Ipomoea triloba cultivar NCNSP0323 chromosome 6, ASM357664v1 genome, one interval contains:
- the LOC116022117 gene encoding 7-deoxyloganetin glucosyltransferase-like — protein sequence MKLLPFSAYKKGSKLKHFTDHKFCRVESEMGSLRSELDKPHAVCIPFPAQGHINPMLKLAKILHHRGFHITFVNTEFNRRRLERSRGPESLRGLPSFRFETIPDGLPLSEADSTQDIPSLCESTSATCLGPFKELLARLNDTAVSNAPPVSCIVSDGVMSFTVAAAEELGVPEVLFWTPSACGLLGYMHYTQLLDKGYTPFKDESYLTNGYLETELDWVKGMKGIRLRDLPSFFRTTNPDEYMVKFMIQETERSRRASAIILNTFDALEHEALMALQSMLPPVYAVGPLQFLHTQVKDSNVRSLASNLWKEDTSCLEWLDTKAPNSVLYVNYGSITVMTPDQLSEFAWGLANSKKPFLWIVRPDLVTGEAAILPQEFVEETKDRGMLKNWCPQEQVLGHPAVGGFLTHNGWNSTLESICSGVPMLCWPFFAEQPTNCHYACSKWGIGREIDSNVKRDEVEKLVRELMEGEKGGEMTKKAMEWKKLAEEAATFSIGSSQINIDKLINLHLLPPKY from the exons ATGAAGCTCTTGCCATTTTCGGCATATAAGAAGGGCTCAAAGTTGAAGCATTTCACAGATCACAAGTTTTGTAGAGTAGAGAGTGAAATGGGTTCTCTTAGATCTGAACTAGACAAGCCCCATGCAGTGTGCATACCGTTTCCGGCTCAAGGCCATATCAACCCCATGCTAAAACTAGCCAAGATTCTCCATCACAGAGGCTTCCACATCACATTTGTCAACACAGAATTTAACCGCCGCCGCCTGGAGAGATCCCGGGGGCCGGAATCTCTCCGGGGCCTGCCGTCGTTCCGTTTTGAGACCATTCCCGACGGGCTTCCCCTGTCGGAGGCGGATTCCACCCAGGATATCCCCTCGCTGTGCGAGTCTACTAGCGCCACCTGTTTAGGCCCTTTTAAGGAGCTTCTTGCTAGGCTTAATGACACCGCCGTGTCAAACGCTCCACCCGTGTCCTGCATAGTCTCCGACGGGGTCATGAGCTTCACCGTCGCCGCGGCCGAGGAGCTGGGCGTCCCGGAAGTCCTGTTCTGGACTCCTAGCGCCTGTGGGTTGTTGGGTTACATGCATTACACTCAGCTCCTCGACAAGGGCTACACGCCTTTCAAAG ATGAGAGTTACCTGACAAATGGGTATCTGGAGACAGAGTTGGATTGGGTAAAAGGCATGAAAGGCATACGTCTGAGAGACCTTCCATCTTTCTTTAGAACCACAAATCCAGATGAATACATGGTCAAGTTCATGATACAAGAAACAGAGAGATCGAGAAGGGCTTCTGCCATCATTCTCAACACCTTTGACGCGTTGGAGCATGAAGCTTTAATGGCGCTTCAGTCCATGCTCCCGCCGGTCTACGCCGTCGGCCCATTACAGTTCCTCCACACACAGGTCAAAGACAGCAACGTAAGATCACTGGCATCAAACCTCTGGAAAGAAGACACCTCCTGTCTGGAATGGCTGGACACGAAAGCCCCAAACTCTGTCCTTTATGTCAACTATGGCAGCATAACAGTGATGACACCAGACCAACTCTCGGAGTTCGCCTGGGGATTAGCGAACTCCAAGAAACCATTCTTGTGGATCGTCCGGCCCGACCTGGTCACCGGGGAGGCGGCCATTCTCCCACAGGAATTTGTAGAGGAAACTAAAGACAGAGGAATGCTCAAAAACTGGTGTCCCCAGGAACAAGTCCTGGGCCACCCAGCTGTCGGGGGATTCTTGACCCACAACGGATGGAATTCGACTCTCGAGAGCATCTGCAGCGGGGTGCCAATGCTGTGCTGGCCGTTCTTCGCCGAGCAACCTACCAATTGCCATTATGCTTGCAGTAAATGGGGGATTGGCAGGGAGATTGACAGCAATGTGAAGAGGGATGAAGTTGAGAAGCTTGTGAGGGAATTAATGGAGGGAGAGAAGGGAGGAGAGATGACGAAGAAAGCCATGGAATGGAAGAAGTTAGCAGAAGAAGCTGCAACTTTTTCCATCGGATCATCACAGATCAACATAGATAAGCTCATCAATCTTCATCTCCTTCCTCCAAAATATTAG
- the LOC116022118 gene encoding 7-deoxyloganetin glucosyltransferase-like, which translates to MCSIKCEIEKPHAVCVPYPAQSHINAMLKVAKILHNKGFHITFVNTEFNHRRLQRSRGPESLRGLPSFRFKTIPDGLPASDVDATQDIPSLCVSTATTCLGPFKELLAGLNDTAASNVPPVSCIVSDGIMSFTLDAAEELGIPDVLFWPISASGLLGFMHYSQLVEKGYTPFKDESYLTNGYLETELDWVKGMKGIRLRDLPSFFRTTDPNDILLNFLIQQTERSKKATAIILNTFDALDHEVLMALQSMLPPVYAIGPLPLLQTQFDDDNVRAIASNLWKEDSTCLAWLDTKEPNSVVYVNFGSITVMTPNHLVEFAWGLANSKKPFLWIVRPDMVTGEAAMLPPEFLEETKDRGMLSNWCPQEQVLGHHAVAGFLTHCGWNSTLESICNGVPMLCWPFFAEQQTNCWYSCTKWGIGMEIDNNVKRDEVEKLVRELMESEKGREMKRKAMELKKLAKEAADTIPIGLSHINIDKFINHLLLSHSK; encoded by the exons ATGTGTTCAATTAAGTGTGAGATTGAGAAGCCCCACGCAGTGTGCGTACCATACCCAGCCCAAAGCCACATAAACGCCATGTTGAAAGTAGCCAAAATTCTCCACAACAAAGGCTTTCACATAACTTTTGTGAACACAGAATTCAACCACCGGCGCCTACAGAGATCCAGGGGGCCGGAATCTCTCCGGGGCCTGCCGTCGTTCCGGTTCAAGACCATTCCCGACGGCCTTCCGGCCTCAGACGTGGATGCCACCCAAGACATTCCCTCCCTTTGTGTGTCTACTGCCACAACTTGTTTAGGTCCTTTCAAGGAACTTCTAGCCGGGCTTAATGACACCGCCGCGTCTAACGTGCCGCCAGTGTCGTGCATCGTCTCCGACGGGATTATGAGCTTCACCCTTGACGCCGCCGAGGAACTGGGCATCCCTGACGTCCTGTTCTGGCCAATTAGTGCTTCTGGCTTACTGGGTTTCATGCACTACTCCCAACTCGTCGAGAAGGGCTACACGCCATTCAAAG ATGAGAGTTACTTAACAAATGGATATCTGGAGACGGAGTTGGATTGGGTAAAAGGCATGAAAGGCATACGTCTGAGAGACCTTCCATCTTTCTTTAGAACCACAGATCCAAATGATATCTTGCTGAACTTTCTAATACAACAAACGGAGAGATCCAAAAAGGCAACTGCAATCATTCTAAACACATTCGACGCATTGGACCATGAAGTTTTAATGGCCCTTCAGTCAATGCTCCCACCTGTCTACGCCATCGGCCCCTTACCGTTACTCCAGACACAGTTTGACGACGACAACGTAAGAGCAATCGCATCAAACCTCTGGAAAGAAGACTCCACCTGTTTGGCATGGCTCGACACCAAAGAACCAAACTCAGTTGTGTACGTAAATTTTGGGAGCATAACAGTGATGACACCAAATCATCTCGTGGAGTTCGCGTGGGGATTAGCCAACTCCAAGAAACCTTTCTTGTGGATCGTGAGGCCGGACATGGTAACCGGGGAAGCAGCTATGCTCCCACCGGAATTCCTTGAGGAGACTAAAGACAGGGGAATGCTCTCTAACTGGTGCCCACAGGAACAGGTCCTGGGCCACCATGCTGTTGCGGGATTCCTGACACACTGCGGATGGAACTCGACTCTCGAGAGCATATGCAATGGCGTGCCAATGCTTTGCTGGCCTTTCTTCGCCGAGCAACAGACAAATTGCTGGTATTCGTGTACCAAATGGGGGATTGGTATGGAGATTGACAACAATGTGAAGAGGGATGAAGTTGAGAAGCTTGTGAGAGAGCTAATGGAGAGTGAGAAGGGGAGAGAGATGAAGAGAAAGGCCATGGAATTGAAAAAGTTGGCTAAGGAAGCTGCGGACACCATTCCAATAGGCTTGTCTCACATCAACATAGACAAATTCATCAATCATCTTCTCCTTTCACATAGTAAGTAA
- the LOC116022119 gene encoding 7-deoxyloganetin glucosyltransferase-like yields MGSIECEIEKPHAVCVPFPAQSHINAMLKVAKILHSKGFHITFVNTEFNHRRLQRSRGPESLRGLPSFRFETIPDGLPPSDVDATQEATSLCLSTARTCLGPFKGLLARLNDTAAPNVPPVSCIVSDGIMSFTLAAAEELGIPNVLFWPTSASGVLGFMHYSQLVDKGYTPLKDESYLTNGYLETELDWITGIKGIRLRDLPSFIRTTDPNDILLNFLIQEIERSKKATAIILNTFDALDHEVLMALQSMLPPVYAIGPLPLLQTHFDDDNVRAIASNLWKEDSTCLAWLDTKEPNSVVYVNFGSVAVMTRNHLVEFAWGLANSKKPFLWIVRPDIVIGEAAMLPPEFLAETKDRGMLCSWCPQEQVLGHHAVGGFLTHCGWNSTLESICNGVPMLCWPFFAEQQTNCWYSCTKWGIGMEIDNNVKRDEVEKLVRELMDSEKGKEMKRKAMELKKLAKEAADTIPIGLSHMNIEKFINHLLLSHRK; encoded by the exons ATGGGTTCAATTGAGTGTGAAATTGAGAAGCCCCATGCAGTGTGCGTACCATTCCCAGCGCAAAGCCACATAAACGCCATGTTGAAAGTAGCCAAAATTCTCCACAGCAAAGGCTTTCATATAACTTTTGTGAACACGGAATTCAACCACCGGCGCCTACAGAGATCCAGGGGGCCGGAATCTCTCCGGGGCCTGCCGTCGTTCCGGTTCGAGACCATTCCCGACGGCCTGCCGCCCTCAGACGTGGATGCCACCCAAGAGGCTACCTCCCTTTGTTTGTCTACTGCTAGAACTTGTTTAGGTCCTTTCAAGGGCCTTCTAGCTAGGCTTAATGACACCGCCGCGCCTAACGTGCCGCCGGTGTCGTGCATCGTCTCCGACGGGATTATGAGCTTCACCCTTGCCGCCGCCGAGGAACTGGGCATCCCTAACGTCCTGTTCTGGCCAACTAGTGCTTCTGGCGTCTTGGGTTTCATGCACTACTCTCAACTCGTCGACAAGGGCTACACGCCACTCAAAG ATGAGAGTTACTTAACAAATGGGTATCTAGAGACGGAGTTGGATTGGATAACAGGCATTAAAGGCATACGCCTGAGAGACCTTCCAAGTTTCATTAGAACCACAGATCCAAATGATATCTTGCTGAACTTTCTGATACAAGAAATAGAGAGATCCAAAAAAGCTACTGCAATCATTCTAAACACATTTGACGCATTGGACCACGAAGTTTTAATGGCCCTTCAATCAATGCTCCCACCTGTCTACGCCATTGGCCCCTTGCCGTTACTCCAGACACATTTTGACGACGACAACGTAAGAGCAATTGCATCAAACCTCTGGAAGGAAGACTCCACTTGTCTGGCATGGCTCGACACCAAAGAACCAAACTCAGTTGTGTACGTAAATTTTGGGAGCGTAGCCGTGATGACACGTAACCATCTTGTGGAGTTCGCGTGGGGATTAGCCAACTCCAAGAAACCTTTCTTGTGGATCGTGAGGCCGGACATAGTAATCGGAGAAGCAGCTATGCTCCCACCGGAATTCCTGGCCGAGACTAAAGATAGGGGAATGCTCTGTAGCTGGTGCCCGCAGGAACAGGTCCTGGGCCACCATGCTGTCGGGGGATTCCTGACACACTGCGGATGGAACTCGACTCTCGAGAGCATATGCAATGGCGTGCCAATGCTGTGCTGGCCTTTCTTCGCCGAGCAGCAGACGAATTGCTGGTATTCGTGTACCAAATGGGGGATTGGTATGGAGATTGACAACAATGTGAAGAGGGATGAAGTTGAGAAGCTTGTGAGAGAGCTAATGGACAGTGAGAAGGGAAAAGAGATGAAGAGAAAGGCCATGGAATTGAAAAAATTGGCTAAGGAAGCTGCGGACACCATTCCAATAGGGTTATCTCACATGAACATAGAAAAATTCATcaatcatcttcttctttcacATAGAAAGTAA